In one window of Nicotiana tabacum cultivar K326 chromosome 12, ASM71507v2, whole genome shotgun sequence DNA:
- the LOC142167205 gene encoding uncharacterized protein LOC142167205 — MYQAWENGQASPSLPIGPSDNLHNVSVATQVPISITSNPLYQPGFSPSINLSTIPSTSIPRPPIAPLRNDPPTIPIVHTFTIPQPARAQKSNNDPQLDAHDAQHYSPELTLKVPDSYKHTSHNVFPIEIEKPEKNMEQEEMTKKMKSLEQTMRNIQGLGGHKSVSFNDLCMFPHVHLPPSFKTPKFDKYDGHGDPVAHLKRYCNQLRGAGGKEELLMAYFGESLTGIASEWFIDQDISHWHVWNDMAQDFVQQFQYNIDIVPDRSSLVNIKKKPAESFREYAIKWREQAARVKPPMKEAEMIDYFLQAQDPDYLHYMLAAIGKPFAEAIKIGEIVENGMKSGKIMSQEALKATTQAIQSGSGNFGNRKKKEEGSMMASGFGGVQRGITPSYVQFQQGLSNSLQHYYPPQVPRYSVPLQQYTVFNAQAYARPPNHQKWRAPIPQGSRQLRPNFEAPYNPRPRQEYVREQEPKKEFTPIGESYTSLFRKLMQLKLIEPIMPRYVNPNSKGFDSNARCEYHSNTQGHSTENYWTLKKAIENLIEAKAIVVTNNEDTPNITNNPLPTHDNTYFIGMICDDWDYKQSGKTEMVVRTIGSEPKVIVSPPQLAPLMVKGANSSLNLACSEKTILYVPGSTKKVEVQLGGPKLYIPGGIQKIIPNNGLRNITEPVVIRPVAQLLVTNTKAIPWNYNKTVMTYKGKEIVEETGEIGGLTRSGRCYSPEELRKAKQARERHLPVKEPIAKKKRRNSLRR, encoded by the coding sequence atgtaccaagcctgggagAATGGACAAGCATCGCCCTCACTACCCATAGGGCCTTCGGACAATCTTCATAATGTGTCAGTTGCCACTCAAGTGCCTATCTCCATAACAAGTAACCCATTGTACCAACCTGGATTCAGTCCGAGCATTAACCTTTCCACTATCCCCAGTACCTCCATTCCACGTCCTCCAATCGCACCTCTCAGAAATGACCCACCTACTATACCCATTGTCCATACTTTCACTATCCCTCAACCGGCTCGTGCTCAAAAGTCCAATAATGATCCACAATTGGATGCTCATGATGCCCAACATTACTCTCCAGAACTGACTTTAAAGGTTCCAGATTCATACAAGCACACTTCTCATAACGTGTTCCCAATTGAGATCGAAAAGCCCGAAAAGAATATggaacaagaggaaatgaccaAAAAAATGAAGAGCTTGGAACAAACCATGAGAAACATACAAGGTTTGGGGGGCCACAAGAGTGTTTCGTTTAACGATCTATGCATGTTTCCCCATGTTCATTTGCCACCCagcttcaagacccccaagtttgacaagtatgatgggcatggtgatcctgTTGCCCATTTGAAGAGGTATTGTAACCAACTAAGGGGAGCGGGAGGCAAAGAAGAATTGctcatggcttattttggggaaagtttaACAGGAATTGCTTCAGAGTGGTTCATAGATCAAGACATCTCTCACTGGCACGTTTggaatgacatggctcaagattttgtccaacagtttcagtataatattgatATAGTGCCAGACCGCTCCTCTCTCGTCAACATAAAGAAGAAACCagcagaaagcttcagagaatatgcaatcaagtggagaGAGCAGGCTGCTAGGGTCAAACCACCAATGAAAGAGGCAGAAATGATTGACTATTTTCTCCAAGCTCAGGATCCTGATTACCTCCATTACATGTTGGCCGCCATCGGTAAACCTTTTGCTGAGGCGATTAAGATTGGTGAAATAGTTGAGAATGGCATGAAGTCAGGCAAAATTATGAGTCAGGAAGCCCTTAAGGCAACCACACAAGCAATTCAAAGCGGGTCAGGCAATTTCGGAAATCGGAAAAAGAAGGAGGAAGGATCCATGATGGCATCTGGGTTCGGAGGAGTTCAAAGAGGAATAACTCCTTCTTACGTGCAATTCCAACAAGGACTATCCAATTCTCTTCAACATTATTATCCGCCTCAAGTTCCCCGATACTCAGTTCCCCTACAACAATACACAGTGTTTAATGCTCAGGCTTATGCTAGGCCTCCCAATCACCAAAAATGGCGGGCACCGATTCCACAAGGCTCCCGTCAACTCCGGCCGAATTTTGAGGCACCATATAATCCTCGTCCCCGACAAGAATATGTGAGAGAACAGGAGCCAAAGAAAGAGTTCACCCCAATTGGAGAATCGTATACAAGCCTATTTCGAAAGTTGATGCAGTTGAAGTTGATTGAACCTATTATGCCGCGCTATGTGAATCcaaattcaaaaggttttgacTCAAATGCAAGATGTGAGTATCACTCTAACACCCAAGGGCATAGTACTGAAAACTATTGGACATTAAAGAAAGCCATTGAAAATTTGATTGAAGCAAAGGCAATTGTGGTAACAAACAATGAGGATACTCCTAATATCACAAACAATCCGCTACCAACTCATgataatacatattttattgggatgatttgtgatgattgGGATTATAAGCAGTCTGGCAAGACAGAGATGGTTGTTAGAACCATAGGGTCAGAACCAAAAGTGATAGTGAGCCCACCGCAATTGGCACCATTGATGGTGAAAGGTGCGAATTCTAGTTTGAACTTGGCATGTTCTGAAAAAACGATTCTCTATGTTCCTGGAAGCACAAAAAAGGTTGAGGTTCAATTGGGTGGGCCAAAACTTTACATCCCCGGGGGCATTCAAAAGATCATTCCGAATAACGGTTTGAGGAATATAACAGAGCCAGTCGTGATCCGACCTGTTGCCCAACTCCTAGTGACAAACACAAAAGCTATTCCCTGGAATTATAACAAGACTGtcatgacatacaaaggaaaagagatagttgAAGAAACAGGTGAAATAGGGGGCTTGACCCGCTCTGGAAGGTGTTATTCACCAGAGGAATTGAGAAAAGCTAAGCAAGCCAGGGAAAGGCATTTGCCAGTGAAAGAACCCATTGCAAAAAAGAAGCGGAGGAATTCCTTAAGAAGATGA